From the Acidimicrobiales bacterium genome, the window CCGCGTCCTAGGTGCGCTTCCGCGGCGAAATCGACGTCGCCGCACCGCGCGCCGTCACGTGGAGCGCGCTCGCCGACATCGCCTCGCACGTGGAATGGATGGTCGACGCCGAGTCGATCACCTTCGTCACCGATCAGAGATCGGGCGTCGGCACCGCGTTCGACTGCGTCACCCGGGTCGGCCCGCTGCGGACCACCGACAAGATGACGGTGACGGAATGGGACGACGGCCGGCGCATGGGGGTGAGTCACAACGGCGTCGTGCGTGGCTCGGGCGTCTTCGAACTCACGGACTCGGGGCCCGGCGCCACCCGATTGGCCTGGACCGAGGACCTGCGGTTCCCGCGCTACCTCGGCGGGAACCTCACCGCCTGGGTGGCGAAACCGGTGCTTCGTCGCATTTGGCGGGGGAATTTGCGACGGTTTGCCCAACGAACGGCAAGTGCGTATCTCTCCAGTTGATACTAGTTATCTCAGCAAACTGTTTGATGGATGCAAATTCAGGTTTCAGAATCGTGAACGGTGTACGAAGCCTGGAAAGACAACGCCGCTTGCAAGGGTCGCACGGAGCTTTTCTTCGCGCCGGCCGGCGAGCGTGAGGAACCCCGCATCCGCCGTGAGGCACTCGCCAAGGCGATCTGCCTGACGTGCCCGGTGCTGCTGCCCTGCCGTGACCACGCCCGTGGTCAAGGCGAGCTCGGCTACTGGGGTGGCGAGAACGACGACGAGCGTCGCGTCGCCCGCCGCAATCTCCGCAGGATGGCTTCGTAGCGACGTTTCAGTCGTAGAGCTATCGACCTTCGAAGGTCGCCTTGCCGGGGCCGTTGGCGAGAAAGCTGGCGACCCCGGTTTTCGCGTCTGAGGTCCGGAACACCTCGACGAAGTTCTCCTGCTCGATCGTGAGCCCGACGCCGAGTTCGCGTTCGAGGCCGCGGTCGATGGCGTCTTTGGCCAGCGCCTGACCCACGACCGCGCCCTGCGCCAGGCTCGCCGCGTACTCACGCGCCGAGCTCAGCACGGCATCGGCCGCCACGACCCGGTCGACCAGGCCGATCGCCAGTGCTTCCTCGGCGGTCACCTGGCGGCCCGTGAAGATGATGTCCTTCGCCTTCGCCGGACCGACGAGGCGCGCCAAGCGCTGCGTCCCACCGCCGCCGGGGATGATGCCGAGGAGGATCTCGGGCTGACCGAGCTTGGCGTTCTCTGCGCAGAAGCGGAAGTCGCACGCCAGCGCCAGCTCGCAGCCGCCTCCGAGGGCGTAACCGTTGATGGCCGCGATCGTGGGACGCGGGATGGCCGCGACTGCGTCGAGCGCGGCGCGGAACTTGCCGCCGATCAGTGCCGCCTCCTGCGGTCCGGAGAACTCGCTGATCTCGGCGCCGGCGGCGAAGATGCGCTCGCCACCCCACACGACCACCGCACCAGGCGGCTCGGCGGTCAGCTCGCGGGCGGCGGCGTGCAACTCGTCGAGCAAAGCGGTCGACAGCGCATTCATCTTCGGGCGGTCGAGGCGTACGACGGCGACGCCGTCGTCTCCCCGCTCCACGGTGACGAACTCAGGCATCGGGCATCTCCTCGAGGATCGTTTCGGCGGCGGTGTAGGGGTCGACTTGACCCGCCGTCACGCGGCGGCACAGCGCGGCGCCGGCGTCGGACCGCAGCGCGGCGGCGGCGCGGGCTTCGATCGTGCGCACGATGATCTCGTGCACTTCGGTGGTGGCCCGCGTCGCCTGTCGCCGTGCGAGCTCGCCGGTCGACGCGATGTGGGCGCGGTGCTTCTCGATCGCTTCCCACAACTCGCCGGCGCCCTCGTTCTTGGCGGCGACGGTCTCGACGATCGGCGGGCGCCACGGTCCCGGCGCGGTGTGCATGTCGAGCATGGCTTCGAGGTCGCGGCGCACCTCGGCGACGCCGGGCCGGTCGGCCTTGTTGATCACGAACACGTCGGCCACCTCGAGCAGCCCAGCCTTGTTGGCCTGCACCGCGTCGCCCCAACCGGGGTTGACGACGACAACGGTGGTGTCGGCCGCGCCCGCAATCTCGACTTCGACCTGGCCGACGCCGACGGTTTCGATCAGCACCGTCGGATAGCCGGCGGCAGCCAGCACGCGCGCCGCTTCGGGCGTCGCCAGCGACAGGCCGCCGATGTGGCCCCGGGTCGCCATCGAGCGGATGAACACGCCGTCGTCGGTGGCGTGATCCTGCATACGGACGCGGTCGCCGAGGATGGCGCCGTTGGTGAACGGCGACGACGGGTCGATCGCCAGCACGCCGACGCGTTCGCCCGTCGTGGTGCGGATGTGGCGTACGAGGGCGTTGGTGAGGGTGGACTTGCCGGCGCCGGGCGCACCGGTGAGACCGATCAGGCTGGCGTCTTTGGCCGCCGACCAGGTGAGGCGGCTCACCGCCGTCGCCGGGTCACCGCCGCGTTCGACCAACGAAATCAGGCGAGCGATGGCGCCGCGGTCGCCGCCGCGCGCCGCAGTGAGCAGTTCGGCCGGGTCGCTGACGCGCACCCGCAGGAGGCTAAAAGCCCGAGGGGTCTACGTCGAAATCGATGCCCTTGGCCCGCACCTCGGTGAGGCCTTCGACGCGATCCTTGAGGATGCGCTCCACACCCTGCTTGAGCGTCATCGTGGACATCGGGCAGCTGCCGCACGCCCCCATCAGCTCGACGTCGAGCACACCGGTCGCTTCGTCGAGATTCAAGATGCGAATGTCACCGCCGTCGGACTGCAGGGCAGGACGGATGGCATCGAGAGCTTCGAGAACAGCGGTTTCCACGAGTGGTTCAACCTTTTCCGGAGGGAACTTCTTCCCAGCCTACGTCAGCACCCAGCGCCCGTAACGAAGCCACGAGGTCGGCGTAGCCCCGTTCGACGTGGTGGGCGTCGTGCACCACCGTCGTGCCGTCGGCCGCCAGGCCCGCCAACACGAGCGCCGCGCCGGCCCGGATGTCGTGCGCCCGGATCGGCGCGCCCGACAGCCGGGGCACGCCCCGCACGACGGCGTGATGGCCTTGGGTGCGGATGTCGGCGCCCATGCGGACAAGTTCGGCGACATAGGCGTAGCGGTTGGCGCCGTACACGTTCTCGGTGACGATCGCCACGCCGTCGGACACCGTCAGCAGCGTCAGCAGGAATGGCTTGTAGTCGGTGGCGATGCCGGGATACGGCAGCGTCGAGACGTCGGCGGCGCGGGGCCGCCCTTCGCTCGTGACCCAGATTCCGCTCCCTTCGGCCCCGCCGTCCACCGACGACATGTGCACACCCATCTCGCCCAGCTTCTCGGCGAGCATGTCCATGTGCTCGAGGCGGGCGCCGCGGATCGTGATGCCGCCCTCCGCTAGGCCCACCGCCGTGGCGTAGGTGGCCGCCTCGACGCGGTCGGGAATCACGACGTGCTCCGTTGGGTGCAGGTCGTCGACGCCCTCGATGGTGAGCGTGGAGGTGTCCTTGCCGTCGATGCGCGCTCCCATCGCCGTCAGCAGGTCGACGAGGTCGCCGATCTCGGGTTCGCGGGCCGCGTTGTCGAGCACCGTCGTCCCCTTGGCCAGCACGGAGGCCATAAGGAGGTTCTCGGTCGCGCCCACGCTCGGGTAGTCGAGATTGATGCGGCCACCGCGCAGGCGGTCGGCGCGGGCGTCGAGGTCGCCGTGGCGCACCACGATGTCGGCACCAAGGGCTTCGAGGCCCTTGATGTGCATGTCGATCGGGCGCGAGCCGAAGTCGTCGCCGCCCGGCATCGGAACCTTCGCCCGGCCGAAGCGCGCCAGCAGCGGGCCGAGGACGACGATCGACGCCCGGATGCGCTCGGCGAGTTCGTAGGGGGCTTCGGGCTGGCAATCCGTCGGCACGTCGAGGACGAGCGACGACTCCGACTCCAGACCGCTGCGGTCCACGACGACACCCATGGCGGAGAGCACGTCGCCCATCACGGTGACGTCCTCGATGGCGGCAACGTTGGAGATCACGTGGCGGCCCGGCGCCAGCAGCGTCGCCGCCATGCACTTGAGCACCGAGTTCTTGGCCCCCGAAACGGCGACGTCACCCGATAACGGCGCGCCGGAACGAACGACGATGCGGCGCGACATACGGAAAGTATGGTGCCCAACAATGCGAGTGCGTGAACGCAGCGCCACGCTCTCGCGTGAGCAGCTCGACGCCGTGTTGCAGCCGCGTACCGTGACCGTGACCGAAGTCCGCGACGGCGAGCACGACTTCGTGGCGACCGACAGCATGGCGGGCCGCTACCGCCGCTCCGTCGCGTTCGAACCGCTCGACGACGGCCGCTTCCGGGTGCGCCAGCGCGTCGAGATCGGCACCTCCGGGAACATGGGCATGTGGGAGGTGCTGTTCGGCCCCATGCTCGCCGGTCACCTCGGCCGTATCGGCGTCAACGACAAACCGCCGTTCTGGTACCCGCCCGATCAAGTCGACGACCGCGCCATCGGCGTGCTGGCGCGGGTGTCGACCGTGGCGTTCGTGCTCGGCTACCTCGGCACGCTGCTGACGCAGACCATCACCTACGCCGCCCAGGAGTTCGGCGCCAACAAGGCGGCCCAGGGCGTCGCTCTGGCGTCGGTGCGCGTCGACGTGGCTCTCGCCCTGCCGCTCGCTTTTCTCGCCGATCGCAAGGGCCGGCGGTGGTTGCTCGTCAACGGCGTAACCGTCGCCTGCGGACTCACCGCCCTGGGCGCGCTGGCGCCCAACCTCATCGGGCTCACGGCCGCTCAGATCCTCGCCCGCGGCGTCACCAGCGCCTGCGTCGTCACCACCGGCGTGATCATCGCCGAGGAGATGCCCGCCGGGGCGCGGGCGTGGGCGACGAGCCTGGCGACGATGGCCGGCTTCGTCGGCGGCGGGCTCGCCGTTTTGGCATTGCCGCTCGCCGACGTGTCGACGCGCTCGTGGCGCCTGCTCTACGCGTTGCCGCTGGTGTTCATCCCACTGTCGCGCCGCGTCGGGAACCGCATCGAAGAGACCCACCGCTTCGTCGTGCACGCCGCCAACCGCGTGTCGATCGCCAAGACCCGCGACGTGATGCGCCACCACCGCGGCCGCTTCCTGCTGATCGGCGGCTCCGCGCTGCTGCTCTCGCTCTTCGCCACGCCGGCCGCGCAGTTCCAGAACGAATGGTTGCGCCACGAGCGCGGGTGGGACGGCGCCCAGATCGCCGCCTTCATCACCATCACGTCGATCCCCGGCGCCATCGGCATCATCGTCGGCGGCCGCCTCGCCGAGCGCGGGCGGCGCGCCGTCGGCGCCGTCGCCACCGTCGGCGGCGTCGGGTTCACCGTCCTGCAGTACTGGGCCTTCGGCGCCATGATCTGGGTCTGGTCGGCACTCGGCTCGGTCATCGGGGCCGCCGCCATCCCGGCGCTGGGCGTCTACGGCGCCGAGCTGTTCCCGACTGAGGCGCGCGGCGCCGCCAACGGCGGTATCGGCTTGCTGTCACGCATCGGCAGCGTCGTCGGCCTCGTCATCGCCGGCGAACTCGGCGACCGCATCGGGCTGTCGCGCGCCATCACCTACCTCGGCGTTGGCCCGCTCATCCTCACGGTGCTCATCCTCGTCGCCTATCCGGAGACGGCGCACCACACCCTCGAGGATCTCAACCCCGAGGACCGACCCCTCTAACGACGCAACCCGTACGCGGTATGTGCCCGTCTCGGGCACATACCGCGTACGGGTTGGCGGGTGGAACCGTGCTGGCGTTAGGCGCCGGCGCGACGCGTGCGAGCGACACGGCGCAGCGCGATCGCCGCCGAGGCGATCAGGCCGAGCGCCAGCGCCCAGTCCTCGTTGATACCGGTGCGGGCGAGCACGCGGGCGATGACGGTCGTCAGCGAGAAGTTGCCCGACAGGTCGACCTTGGCTTCACCGATCGCCGAGTCGGGACCGCAGTGCAGTGTGCCCGTGGCGGTCGCGGTGTCCTCGATGCTGCCGCCACCACCGGTGACGTGGGTGACGACCTTGATCACCTTGGACGCCCCGACCGCGAGGGTTCCCAGGCTCGGGTAACTGGCGGTGGCCGACGTCGTCGAGTGTTTCGTGAACGTCGCGCCGGCGCCTGACTTCGGATCGTTGCGTGCATCGGCGCCGTCGATCTCGAAGGTCACGTCGCCGACGGTGCGCTTGATCTCGTCGGTGACGGCGAGGCCCTCGAGCGGGCAGGCGAAGGAGTTCTTGACGGTGATGGTCGTGACGAAGCGGCCGTCAGGAGCGGTGGCCGAGTTGACCGTCGAAGGCGAGGCGACCTTGCTCACCGGGATAGGGCAGTTGACGCCGCCCGAGGGCACCGCCGCCTTGGCCTCCATGTGACCAACGCGGATGTCGGCGAGCGAACCGTCGAGCAGCTTCACGCGCACGACGTCGACCGCGGCGGAGATCGACGTGCCGTCGGCCGCGATCGAAGGCTTGCTGCTGGCGTCGCCGCCGATGGCGCGGGGATCTTCACCGATGGCGATGTCGGCCACGCCCGGGATGTTGATCTGGTCGAGACCGGTGGCGCCGAAGATGTCCTGGAACGTCAGGACGTCGGTGACGCTGCCGCCCTGGATGACGCGCAGGATGTCGGTCGTGGGGCTGATCGGCGTGCCGTCGGTGTTCATGGCGTGGTACTCGACCTTCGACTGGCCGGGAACGCCGGTGGCGGTCGTGGTCAGCACCCATTCGCCGCCGACTTCGATCGTGAGCTCGTTGGCCGTGCCGCGGAACAGCGTGATCGGCGCCAGCGTCTGCTCGACCTGGGAAGCAAGGCCGAAACCGCCGGCCGAGTTGGGCGTGAGGAATTCACGCGACACGGTTTGCACGACGTCGCGGCGACCGGTGTTGGCGTCTGCGCTCAACAGCGGCGCGTTCAGGTCGGGAGCGTTGCCCGACCCGGTGTCGACCAGCTGCGCGTCGGCGGTGTAGCCGATGCCGCGGGAGATGTCGCTGCCGAGCACGCAGCTGTCGTCGCTCCAGCGGGCGTCGGACGTGCCTTGCGCCAGCGAGGCGTAGACGACCGGCGCGGCGTTGACCGGGCCGACCTGCTGGCTGTCGTGCCAGTTCGGCGGCACGCACGAGGCGCTGGCGGGCGAGCACGGCGCGCTGCCCTCGGACTTGCCGGCCAGGATGATCTGGCCGTCGTCGGGCGGGCTGGCGGCCAGGCCGACCTCGACGCCTTCGCCCTTGCCGTAGGAGAACTTGTTCGCGCCCGCCGCGGGGTTGATCACCCGGCCGTTCTCGTTGGTGGCCTGCGTGGTGAGGCCCTTGGAGTTGACCGCGGCGCTCGCCAACGAGATGTCGGCGTTGGCAACGCGTGTCGCGCCCGAGTTCAGCGCGTCCGTGTGCACCGCCGAGCCGATGGCGGAGCCGGAATAGGCCGCCGTGTTGAACGGAACGCCTGCCGCTTGCGCCGGCGCCAGCCCCGCGATGCCGACATAGGCCGCCAGCATGCCTGCGGCGCCGGCAACCGTGAGACCTTTGCGCCACAGAGTGCGTGGA encodes:
- a CDS encoding SRPBCC family protein, which codes for MRFRGEIDVAAPRAVTWSALADIASHVEWMVDAESITFVTDQRSGVGTAFDCVTRVGPLRTTDKMTVTEWDDGRRMGVSHNGVVRGSGVFELTDSGPGATRLAWTEDLRFPRYLGGNLTAWVAKPVLRRIWRGNLRRFAQRTASAYLSS
- the meaB gene encoding methylmalonyl Co-A mutase-associated GTPase MeaB, with translation MRVSDPAELLTAARGGDRGAIARLISLVERGGDPATAVSRLTWSAAKDASLIGLTGAPGAGKSTLTNALVRHIRTTTGERVGVLAIDPSSPFTNGAILGDRVRMQDHATDDGVFIRSMATRGHIGGLSLATPEAARVLAAAGYPTVLIETVGVGQVEVEIAGAADTTVVVVNPGWGDAVQANKAGLLEVADVFVINKADRPGVAEVRRDLEAMLDMHTAPGPWRPPIVETVAAKNEGAGELWEAIEKHRAHIASTGELARRQATRATTEVHEIIVRTIEARAAAALRSDAGAALCRRVTAGQVDPYTAAETILEEMPDA
- the murA gene encoding UDP-N-acetylglucosamine 1-carboxyvinyltransferase gives rise to the protein MSRRIVVRSGAPLSGDVAVSGAKNSVLKCMAATLLAPGRHVISNVAAIEDVTVMGDVLSAMGVVVDRSGLESESSLVLDVPTDCQPEAPYELAERIRASIVVLGPLLARFGRAKVPMPGGDDFGSRPIDMHIKGLEALGADIVVRHGDLDARADRLRGGRINLDYPSVGATENLLMASVLAKGTTVLDNAAREPEIGDLVDLLTAMGARIDGKDTSTLTIEGVDDLHPTEHVVIPDRVEAATYATAVGLAEGGITIRGARLEHMDMLAEKLGEMGVHMSSVDGGAEGSGIWVTSEGRPRAADVSTLPYPGIATDYKPFLLTLLTVSDGVAIVTENVYGANRYAYVAELVRMGADIRTQGHHAVVRGVPRLSGAPIRAHDIRAGAALVLAGLAADGTTVVHDAHHVERGYADLVASLRALGADVGWEEVPSGKG
- a CDS encoding NifU family protein, which gives rise to METAVLEALDAIRPALQSDGGDIRILNLDEATGVLDVELMGACGSCPMSTMTLKQGVERILKDRVEGLTEVRAKGIDFDVDPSGF
- a CDS encoding enoyl-CoA hydratase-related protein, which gives rise to MPEFVTVERGDDGVAVVRLDRPKMNALSTALLDELHAAARELTAEPPGAVVVWGGERIFAAGAEISEFSGPQEAALIGGKFRAALDAVAAIPRPTIAAINGYALGGGCELALACDFRFCAENAKLGQPEILLGIIPGGGGTQRLARLVGPAKAKDIIFTGRQVTAEEALAIGLVDRVVAADAVLSSAREYAASLAQGAVVGQALAKDAIDRGLERELGVGLTIEQENFVEVFRTSDAKTGVASFLANGPGKATFEGR
- a CDS encoding MFS transporter produces the protein MRVRERSATLSREQLDAVLQPRTVTVTEVRDGEHDFVATDSMAGRYRRSVAFEPLDDGRFRVRQRVEIGTSGNMGMWEVLFGPMLAGHLGRIGVNDKPPFWYPPDQVDDRAIGVLARVSTVAFVLGYLGTLLTQTITYAAQEFGANKAAQGVALASVRVDVALALPLAFLADRKGRRWLLVNGVTVACGLTALGALAPNLIGLTAAQILARGVTSACVVTTGVIIAEEMPAGARAWATSLATMAGFVGGGLAVLALPLADVSTRSWRLLYALPLVFIPLSRRVGNRIEETHRFVVHAANRVSIAKTRDVMRHHRGRFLLIGGSALLLSLFATPAAQFQNEWLRHERGWDGAQIAAFITITSIPGAIGIIVGGRLAERGRRAVGAVATVGGVGFTVLQYWAFGAMIWVWSALGSVIGAAAIPALGVYGAELFPTEARGAANGGIGLLSRIGSVVGLVIAGELGDRIGLSRAITYLGVGPLILTVLILVAYPETAHHTLEDLNPEDRPL
- a CDS encoding WhiB family transcriptional regulator — protein: MYEAWKDNAACKGRTELFFAPAGEREEPRIRREALAKAICLTCPVLLPCRDHARGQGELGYWGGENDDERRVARRNLRRMAS